One genomic segment of Helianthus annuus cultivar XRQ/B chromosome 14, HanXRQr2.0-SUNRISE, whole genome shotgun sequence includes these proteins:
- the LOC110908619 gene encoding ankyrin repeat-containing protein NPR4, with translation MDIDDAIRNLPIYKAAMSDNWDMVEHIFDIRPDKLDAKITCWWETPLHIAIGTNSSHVFVNKIIERIADTDVRKLRTTSWSGNTALHYAAKVGNTTDAKLLVAKDPDIAQIVNKDGHTALKLAAKYGRLETLWYLLEVTKDEPGEDGTSPYTGVSGADLITLTLTAGFCDVALYLVKKYPDLVTHKDREGQTALQVLATKPNVFPSGSQLWFYQHLIYTCIPVNLEKASGHRWASFVSKFILLIAPCVKDIYNMKLKHVQTLKLVERMCSVIIEKGSHAIAWDVLGTAVSTAVKTGIFELIKVCVETYPDIVWYEDEGFYLFLSAIRYRQEKVFNLVYQMTGHKVFAATANLNGDNPLHLAARLSPLPRLKTVSGAALQMQRELQWFKEVEKHVEPLYKDTLNKDHKTPRAVFTEEHKGLLEEGEAWMKDTASSSTVVGALVVTMAFAAAFTVPGGNNSDGLPLFQSDRTFLLFIVSDAIALFASTNSVLMFLAILTSRYAEEDFFYALPKRMMIALVSLFLSLAATMIAFSATLAILLQDEISWIAAPVTLFASVPVTLFAMLQFPLLVELVYSTYGPSIFNKRMYD, from the exons ATGGACATCGATGACGCCATCCGCAATCTTCCGATCTACAAAGCGGCAATGAGCGACAACTGGGACATGGTGGAGCACATCTTTGATATTCGACCCGATAAACTGGATGCAAAAATCACCTGCTGGTGGGAAACACCACTACACATCGCCATTGGAACCAACTCGTCCCACGTGTTTGTGAATAAAATCATAGAGCGGATCGCGGATACAGATGTTCGGAAACTAAGAACCACGAGTTGGTCGGGAAACACCGCCCTTCACTATGCCGCCAAGGTCGGAAATACCACAGATGCTAAGCTATTGGTGGCAAAGGATCCAGACATTGCCCAGATCGTTAATAAAGATGGACACACTGCCCTGAAACTGGCGGCCAAGTATGGTCGGTTGGAGACATTATGGTACTTGTTGGAGGTTACTAAAGATGAACCGGGAGAGGATGGGACTAGTCCATACACTGGTGTTTCTGGTGCTGATCTCATTACACTCACCCTAACTGCCGGTTTTTGCG ATGTAGCACTTTATCTAGTTAAAAAGTACCCGGATTTGGTTACCCACAAAGATAGAGAAGGCCAGACTGCCTTGCAAGTTTTGGCTACAAAACCAAACGTTTTTCCTAGCGGCAGCCAGCTGTGGTTCTACCAGCATCTCATCTACACCT GTAttcctgtgaatcttgaaaaAGCATCAGGCCACCGTTGGGCATCGTTCGTCTCAAAGTTTATCCTGCTCATAGCCCCGTGTGTTAAAGATATCTATAATATGAAACTAAAGCATGTTCAGACACTCAAACTTGTAGAACGAATGTGTTCGGTCATTATAGAAAAAGGAAGCCATGCTATAGCGTGGGATGTGCTAGGAACTGCAGTTTCTACAGCTGTAAAAACCGGGATCTTTGAACTTATAAAAGTTTGTGTCGAGACATACCCGGACATAGTATGGTATGAAGATGAAGGGTTCTATTTGTTCCTTTCAGCCATAAGATATCGTCAAGAAAAAGTGTTCAATCTCGTGTATCAAATGACAGGGCATAAAGTATTTGCGGCCACTGCTAATCTTAACGGAGATAACCCGTTGCATTTAGCTGCGAGGTTGTCACCTCTGCCACGCCTTAAGACCGTCAGCGGGGCCGCTTTGCAAATGCAACGCGAGCTTCAGTGGTTCAAG GAAGTGGAAAAGCATGTGGAACCGTTATATAAAGACACTTTAAACAAAGATCACAAGACACCAAGAGCGGTATTTACAGAAGAACACAAGGGTTTACTTGAAGAAGGAGAAGCATGGATGAAAGACACGGCATCATCATCTACGGTTGTCGGTGCACTCGTGGTCACTATGGCTTTTGCAGCCGCTTTTACAGTGCCAGGTGGCAACAACAGTGACGGTCTACCATTATTCCAAAGTGATAGAACATTTCTCCTATTCATAGTATCAGATGCCATTGCGTTATTCGCTTCAACGAATTCTGTTTTGATGTTTTTAGCAATACTAACATCCCGGTATGCAGAAGAGGATTTTTTCTATGCTTTACCTAAAAGAATGATGATCGCGCTCGTATCACTTTTTTTGTCACTCGCTGCCACAATGATTGCGTTTAGTGCAACACTTGCAATACTACTTCAAGATGAAATATCATGGATTGCGGCACCCGTTACATTGTTTGCATCAGTACCCGTGACATTATTTGCTATGCTTCAGTTCCCATTGCTTGTCGAGCTAGTTTATTCTACATACGGGCCAAGCATTTTTAACAAAAGGATGTATGACTAA
- the LOC110908620 gene encoding ER lumen protein-retaining receptor yields the protein MNIFRLAGDMTHLFSVLVLLLKIHTIKSCAGISLKTQELYALVFTTRYLDIFTDFISLYNTVMKLIFLGSSFSIVWYIRRHKIVRRSYDKDQDTFRHYFLVIPCLVLAVFINHKFTFKEVMWTFSLYLEAVAILPQLVLLQRTRNIDNLTGQYVFLLGAYRALYILNWIYRHFTEPHYVHWITWIAGVVQTLLYADFFYYYFQSWKNNEKLQLPA from the exons ATGAATATATTCAGACTTGCAGGCGACATGACTCATCTCTTCAGTGTTCTCGTCTTGCTCTTGAAGATTCACACCATCAAATCATGCGCTG GGATTTCACTGAAGACTCAGGAGCTCTATGCACTGGTGTTTACTACTCGCTACTTGGATATATTCACGGATTTCATTTCACTATATAATACTGTCATGAAGTTAATCTTTCTGGGGAGTTCGTTCTCTATTGTATGGTATATAAGGCGCCACAAGATTGTGCGTAGATCATATGATAAAGATCAAGATACCTTCCGCCATTATTTTCTCGTGATTCCTTGTTTGGTTTTAGCTGTGTTTATTAATCATAAGTTCACTTTTAAGGAG GTAATGTGGACATTTTCTTTATACTTGGAAGCTGTTGCGATACTCCCGCAGTTGGTCTTGTTGCAAAGAACTAGAAATATCGACAATTTGACTGGTCAATATGTGTTTCTTTTAGG AGCATACCGTGCATTGTACATTTTGAACTGGATCTACCGCCACTTTACCGAGCCTCATTATGTTCACTGGATCA CTTGGATAGCAGGGGTAGTCCAAACATTGCTCTATGCTGATTTCTTCTACTACTACTTCCAAAG CTGGAAAAACAATGAAAAGCTCCAGTTACCTGCTTGA
- the LOC110908618 gene encoding uncharacterized protein LOC110908618 produces MGSGEALKAAKVYKELMKTVKKHIGKEEHKAHFREFIKTEFRKSVDGLESSVIQQKMKVASDYSYLLSSVHHHQDLLFSYNIAVDRSDEMKKVLGKSAASVGLQLPEVYQP; encoded by the exons ATGGGGTCtggtgaagctttgaaggctgCAAAGGTTTATAAAGAGTTGATGAAAACAGTGAAGAAACATATTGGGAAGGAAGAACATAAAGCTCATTTTAGAGAGTTTATAAAGACAGAGTTTAGGAAAAGTGTTGACGGGTTGGAGTCGTCGGTTATTCAGCAGAAGATGAAAGTTGCTAGTGATTATAGTTATCTTTTGAGCAGTGTTCATCATCATCAG GACTTGTTATTTAGCTACAACATTGCAGTCGATAGATCAGACGAAATGAAAAAAGTACTTGGAAAATCTGCTGCAAGTGTCGGTCTCCAGCTTCCTGAGGTTTACCAGCCTTGA